DNA sequence from the Gouania willdenowi chromosome 21, fGouWil2.1, whole genome shotgun sequence genome:
ccgggctcataCCAGACAGGTCTCCTACATGGATACTTTATGTCACTCACTCCCAgttggtctggctcacccacttgttgcaccacactcacatacccaaccctttgggggctggatggtggggctgggggtggaggaggCCGCCACCTGTGCTACTAAGCAGTGGCTCTGGGGCGGCACTCTCACCTCTGGCAGCCCTACTAATCCTTCccattttaattacacctcaacacaccaccccccggagggtgggaccaccacttccacccttcGGAACTATGGcaccacatatatatatatacacttaggttggatggggagcaccgtgGTTGCTGTCAGCTGCCTGGTAGGTCTGTACTGCTATCTGGGGACCAGTGGATGGGTCCGGGACGCCCTTGGTTGGAGGCTGCTGTTCTGCACCAGGTGGGTGCCGTTGGAGTGCCTCCTTCCTGCAATGGGGCCGCCAGTCGCTGTACTTTAGCCATCACAAAGGCGCATCGCGCTGGcgttgtccaaaaaaaaaaggtgatctGGAGCTCTCTGGGGGGCTTGGTTGGTGCGTCCGGGGGATGGCGGTGTGGCGTTCAGCGTCCCCTCGTTGCGCAGGGCAGCCGggggtgtggtcgttgtccTTGGGCGGGCTGTTCACGGTGCTGCTTCAGTTCCGAGTcattctggcctggggtctggtccctgctggaggggggccttggggttggtggttggggttggtggcggggtgcgctAGGTCCTCGCCTCCTTGGTGCtctctcgggtgtgtatgtggagGGCAGTGGCTGCATCTCAGCTTGGGGGGCATCTGGAGGGCTGCTTGGCTGTGTGGGAGTTGTCTGGGCTCcgtggcccccgctctttctgctagccaGGCTGCATCATCGGGTCCGAGACAGCGCTTGGGTTTCCAGTGGcggtttcttgcacatacatctgtctatgatgcactggcatgtcttggactgtgggataaaactcgtactgtgCTTAattttagacacgttgatcccaaataactgtttcaggtattaccactcactccttccctctgtccacagccaccaccattatagctaagcctcacgcctacaacttcacatctcactctcactttacaataatcaactcttccccacccttccatttttctaccttgaatctctcctccctgctcccttcccacTCAAccttccccccaccccccactcaGGTGAAACACTGCCCTCCCTTTTAATATTCTCCCTTTAAAGAAGTGTTTCTTaaccttccttagggagggctggtgatggtcacaattatgaaataaaataaataaatttatttaattgcaataacaaaacacgcattgctgtctaaaaaagattgcacttcttgtagtgttgacctttgacagcatgtgcagacaaagttaaaaaaaaaaaaacatttaaattggaaaacgTTACTTCTCGTGTAAAATATTGTTGTGtggttaattaattacaaagtctctaattaattagataaatatttttaatcgaGTCCAATCACtagtaaaaatgttttcatataCAACtggtaaaacatctactgaacCAGTTGTTCCCAATAATAGATAGCTTTATTAATGTTCTAGAATATGTAATTGCaagttttatgttatttatggGATTTAAAGAAAGTTGTaaacactattttgttgtttaagttcatgtattgttttcattgatttataAACCAAAATCCCTTTAAACTGGAAAAACGTTGCTTttcatgtaaaatatttttatgcGGTTAATTTAGATTAACTACAAATTctcaaaataattaaataattttttttaattgagtcccccaattataattttttaaacacatCTTTATAATCCAATAGATGTGAGATTTTGGACCATTACATTTGTCTTGTATGAAAGTGTATATGAAGTTCTTATTGTGATACTTTTGTGACATGGTTCCACAGAAAGCTTTAATTTTTTAGTAAATATTTCATCCTGAATGAAGGCGAGTTGGTGACAGGGTTAGTTTCTCTTCATTAGATTCATTTGTACAcatgcattaaaaataaacaggatTATATCCAGACTTCTCTCTGTACAaggattattaataataatcataataaccaCAATGACTTCTACTCAGGATACTTCAACGAGTATCTATTAAACATTCTGATATCAGCAGGTAAAAAAACTATAACCAGACACTGGCTGCATTCTGAAAAAAGAGAGAACATAGTTAATGACATTTATgtcatgaaaaaaatcacattctCCTTCCGATTATAAAAAGAAAGGTTTACCCAGCTGTGAATGGTCAAAATTAGACGTAAGATATTTTTGATAAAAATTGGAAAAGGATTTGCTGCAGAATTGAGTGCACACTCCTCGATTATGGTTGTAAATAgttattaaagtaaaatactcaaaaatgaaaagaacaagGGAAAGGGGTATATTGAGAGAAAAAGTGTCagagatgttttattttaatctggTTCTTTTCTGTGTGTAAACATGAATTTTAATGTGTAAAAATTCACTTGAACCtttcataattaaaaaataataaacaaaaaaaactaatgagCTAATGATAACCACAATTATAGATGAAAACACCCTGCTGTTATAAGTGTATCTGCAAACACAAAGGACAGAAAcacatttagttttgtgtgtgtgtgataatcaaaaaattcttgaaaaatcatttaaaaagcaaacaaagcTTGAATCCTGCGTTCTTCTTTCAGCTGTAAAGATCAAATGGTTAAACATGAAATCACAAGTTGCTAAATGCAGAGATGAACAACAGGGGATCAAAAAAATACGGAATCatctgaaacacaaacacaaagtgttTCTAACTAACCCATGTTAGCATCAGACGAGCCTGGCTTCAGTATCTGAAATGTAACTATACACTTCATGCAGTTTCTGAACCAGGGGTAAAAAAAGGCATAGATCAGCGGGTTGAGAAAGGAATTCAcgtaaaacaaacacatgacgAAGGCGGCGGCTGAAGCGCTGATCACAGCGTCGCCGCTTTCCAGCGTAACACAAAAATACGGACACACGCACATGAGAAACACAAGCACGACCACGCCCAGCGCCTTCGCCGCTTTCATCTCAGACTTCTTGGCCGCCACCCTCTGCACAAACCCCTGACCTATGGCGCCCTTAACCTGTGACCTCATGGCGCGCGCCTGCGACACGGCCACCACAAAGATCCTTACGTacaggacaacaatgacagTGACGGGCGCAATGAATGAGCACACCACATCTGCGATACCACCAAAAAAGTCGATGATGACCACACACTCTCCCACGCAGGTGTTGTACAGGCCGGGTTGTTGGATGTTGTCCATCAGGAGCATGCAGTGGAAGAACACGGAGATGGTCCAgcacaggaacacacacacctggACCCTGTACTGGGTCACCTTAATGGGATAGTGCAGAGGGTAGCAGACAGCCACGTAGCGGTCCACGGATATCAGAACCATGGTTCCTATGGAAGCGGCGGTGAAGATGTAATCTAAGACAAAGTAAATGCCACACATGATGTCACCCAGGAACCAGCAGCCATCAATGAGGATGATCTGGAAGACCAAGAGGAAGCCCACTAAGAAGTCTGATACAGCCagggagaggaggagggagTTGGTTGGAGAGTGAAGCTTCCTGCGAAAGCCAGAAAAATCACACACTCGTTAGTAACAACAGCAGTAATAATTAGTAAAAACAGCAGTAATTATAATTAGTAACAGCAATAATCATTAGAATCACCAGTAATCATtagaaacaacagcaacaaagacTTTTCATGAGGTATAACGTTGTGAATACTTGAAGTGTGAGATGGAGATGATGATCATGAGGTTCATGACCATGGTGAGCAGAGACATGGAGGACAGGATGACGTAGATGAGCATGGACACAGCTGGAGCTCTGCTGTTCTTCCTGCAGGAGGAGTTGAGGTGAGGGAAGCAGAGTTCAGACTCCTCCACGTCCATCGTTGCAGTTTTCGCTGAGCTTTGCACCAGCGTTCGTCTGCTCTGACTCATTATTATAACTCCTGTTGGTCCTCCCATGTTGAAAAGTGCACGTATGACACGGTGACCTCCACCCACAGGGCCGGGTCAACACACAGGTAAACTTTCTAGATCAAGGATTGGATGATCTGATGTTCATGTGGGATTGGTCAGAATAAATTAACATCAGGGCATTTACTCTTACATTACGTGTCTGTTTACAGGGGTTCCCAAACAACTGAAGAATGAGAAACTTTCAGGGGCCCCCACATCctgacaaatatattttttttaataaatggtcataaaaaaagtgtaaccttttttttttttttttaaaaaaaaaagaattttctttttcaatacTTGTAAAAATTACATCATTTAGAACAATAATAAAGCTATTTATTAATAgagtaatttctttttttttttttttcacgctgAAGGTTAAGCAATGGCCACCCCCACCCTCACTCAGGCCCACTCATTCACACCCACCGACAAGGCCTAACAGGACGCCCATATGCCTGACGATAGCCTTATTTCaggaaaaaatgtaatatttctccattttcatgccttactatagtctcacttcagaaaaaaaaaaaaattaaattttttcgtttttatgccttagtaTAGCCTATTCCCGCAAAGTCAATGGAGGCAGAAACAAGGCCGCAGGAGGGGGGCACCCATGATGACAAGCCTGAGCCGGAAAAGGGGGGCTACCAGGCAGGAGGAATAGTGAGGGAACCTGGGTAGACACAGCAGCAGGGGGCCGAACACAGCGCAGAGGCAGAGTGGGCACCTTCAACCCTTCCAGGTCCTGATGAGTGGGCTTGAGCCGATCCACCGTGACACATTACCTTCGACCATCTAATCAATAAAGGAAGTTCTTTGGCCCCACCTCCACATATCGAAAGGGCCTGTTATAAGGAGGCTGGAGCGGGTAATGATGTCCATCATGTCGGAGGACTACAAAACTCAGCTGGGACCGGGGCAAACAATGGTGCATGGGGACAAGTACCAACACCTCCTTGGCAGCCGGGTGATTGGCCATCCCAGAACATGGAGTCGTAGCAGCCAGCAAAATTACCCCAGGACCCTCAACGACTGACCATAGACCAGCTTCGCAGCACATTACTGGAGATCCTCCTTCAGAGCAGAACGCAGGCCAAACATGACCCATGGCCAATGGTCCGCCAGCCATCCCATGTGACTCGCCCGAAGAGCAGCCATCTTGGTGTGATGGAATCACTCACACAGACCGTTTGCCTGGGGGTTGTATGCTGTTGTGTTCATTGCATTCCATATCTTTGACGTCAACTGGGCATCTCTGTTGGAGGTCAGGCTCAGATGGTGTGTCAAAAAGGCGAGATTCAGGTCGAGATGAGTGACCGGGCAACCTCCTCCATCGTAGTTGACAACAAAGGCACCGCCTCTGGCCACCTGGTGGTCCTGTGATGTGTATATCCACTGGATGGAGGCAAAGGTCCAGATGGTTAAACAGCCTCTCCAGCACCAGAAAAGGTCCTAGTGGAGTCTTAATGTGCTGATGGTCTTTGGCCCGCTGACAAGAGCTGAGCTGTTCTATGAGttatatgagtgagatgtctcactatgggatgcaacctctgtctgcattcctcagaagcatttatttcaatttgccaattctgattggctggtgaagcGCGTCCGTCCGCTAGGGAGCCACCCActtcctataaaaggaggacacagacagacatgcaccattcaaaataagcacctcttctccttGTTCGAGCAAAAAGGGTAGTCTGGTgggacatctcactcatataaCTCATGGAACCAgtgttatatacataacctaaagttctgtttcataataagatgtctcactatgggttATGGAAACTCCCGTAGTGTAGACATGCTTATTGAGCGGTACCAGCCCCCATGGCAGAAGTCTGATCACATCAGGACAGTAAAACCTTCCGTGCCACGCACAGAGTGGAAACGATCAGCATGTAAAGGCGGATAAACGTGAGGGGCGAGGTCAAACTCACTGCCGTACagatgtcctgaacagacactgcCTTGAACAAAacccaggatgtggcaagaccccGAGTCGAGTGTGAACACAGACCCATAggcggctgcagaccctgacacgagtaagccaaagcaatagtCTCTACCACCTAGTGTGACAGACATTGCTTGGTAACAGCCTTCCCCTTGTGGGGATTGGCCCAGGAGACGAACAGCTGATCGCACCTTCTGAAGCTCCTTGTCATATCCATTTAACTGTGATTCACAAAAACTGGACATAACACATTTGGCCgctgctcaccctgtgaggcagaaaaggccaaaaagtcaatggggaaaaaaacaagccCACCATCTTTGGCACGAAGCCCGGGTGATGATCCTTGCATCAGCCAGGAAAAGTTAAGCGCACAACGGATGAACCGAGAGCGCTCCTCACCACTTGTGGCAGACATTGCTTTCACATGATTTGCCCCTGGCCTTTGGCCTAGTGGTGTGAGCAATGAACACATCACTCTGTTTTGGATGTGTGTTGGTGCATGCAACAGCCAAACATCCTGCGGAACCAGTCTGTCTCTCCCAAACAGCAGAGGGTCGAGCCTTGGCAGAGGGGAGGACGGGTCGAGAACAGCCCAACAATGCACAGGTGACTGCGTGTGCTGAGCAGGTTGTGCTGGCGCAGCAGCAGCCACCAAAGCGGCAGGGTTCCCAGGACAGGTAGGTGAGCCATGACGAGGCTGTGTTGGAGCTGGCCGGGGAAAGAAGGTCTTGCCGCTTTAAACTGCGGACCCTGGGGAGCAGCCTGAAGGAAAGCCCTTTGTTGCGACGGTGGAGACGTGAGCGGGGATTTCCTGGGGAGACAGAGGCAGAGAGCCTCATggtctctctttttctccttgCAGCGCTGCTGCATTGAAGACAAAGCAAAGTTGAAATTCCCTTGGGGAACAACGGAGGCATCCAGGATGTCGCTTATTTCTGCGTCAGACAGTTCCTTGATAACCATGTTGCTCATCACCTTTCCCAAAGCCTGTCCGGAACAGTGTTGGGTGCGGGGAGACATGCCGGCAATCGTGGATATTTCCTCCATCATCGCAGGGTCCTGAGACAATGCGAAATATTCAGAGAGTTCAGCCTGATAGGCAGTGAGGAGAAAGAGCATATTCAGCGCCCTGAATGAGAGAGCAGTGGCCGCATATGTCCTACCGGACAGGTCTGACTGGAGACGGCCCGCCCTGGACACTAACATGGGCCTCCAGGGGGGACAGCTAGCTATCAAGGGATCAAGTGGGCCACAACAAGGGGCTCCACCGGCGGCATGCAAAGCAGTCCGAGGCTCTCCATCGCCTCACAGTTGAGGGATGAGGCACTTTCCAGGAACCTGCAACTTCAACGATCAGCTCaggaaaaacaagaagaattTGGCTTGGACCGCTTTTCGAAACGGAAAGCTTCTTTTCTTCGTAGCAGGACCTGGTCGTTTCAATCACTACGGTGGGCCACAGAATGGCCAGCCAAGCCGCAGCGCATTTACACTGTCTAGGCTGGGAGGATAGGAAACAGGCATGGAGCCCTCCATGTCCTCCTGGGAGGCAAAAGAAGCGGTAGGAAGCTCGCCCGAGATGAAAGGTTCATCCTCCTCGTCCACACCTGAGCCAAGAAGGTCAGAGGAGTCTTCATCAAACTCCTCAAAGTCAATCACAAGGGCATCCTCGTGAAGCAAAGAGGGGGATACCAGGTCGAGCTGGGAGCCCCAGCTGGAACCCTGAGCAGCCGCAGCTTCCATCAGCGGAGTCTCTACTTCACCCGCCTCCACGGGAACACTGTGAGGGGGGAAGGAGTCTTGCTCAGACAGGCGTGCCAGTCTCAGTAGAGGCTCCGTGCGTTAAACACGGCGCAGAGCTTACATGAGCACGGAGTTTCGACCGCCGTGCTAGCTAGTTCCAGACCCAGGCAGTTGAGGCAGACTGTGCCTGTACTTAGTGGACATTTTACCCCCACACGGACAAAAGGGAGCCCCAGAGCATTCTGCTCCTTTGGTGAGAAAGGCCTTAGCTTCCATCACCGCGAGACGCAGTTAAGAGAGCAGGTAGCTTAACTAGCGCTACCACAAGGCAGCTAGCACAGGTGCTAGCAGGTATGCAGGCCAACACGTGCTGGACCGTCTGAGACGTCGAGGACAGCGTTGGTTTTCAAGACGGATGTGTTGTGGATTCCCCAGGTGGAGATGTGAACGATGAAAAAGatgtagtgtggaaaaaaggGATCGTAGATGAAACTGGCTTGCATAATAATACAgagtttattaacacaagcagaatcaaaagaacagggcTGAGGCAGAAGCCCTGTGAGAGCAGCCGGGGTCAGATTTACTCTGAAGCAAGAACAGGAGAGAGAAGCTTATATCTTTCACAAAGTTCTCAGATGTCACATGATTACTTAACGACCCTTCTCTGGGAcacaaagaaaggaagcaaCATTTGTCCCTTAAGGTGATAAAACCCTCACATGGCAATGAACAAAGGCTCGAGTTAAATAGTCTAAGGCCTGAATTTACAATttctttgatctcattttgagggggaaacaaacagctggtattcTTCCAACATCCTGAGTGACCTTTGGGGGTAATAAAATCCCTTGGGCTCcgcagggggtcggagcccagagtttgaaaacttagcaagtaaacattgattgattgtttaatgTAACAAAGAGGTGAGAACAGGAACGAACCTGTTCTTTGATCCTACTGTTCCTTTGCTTGGCCAGGAAGGGGAAAGGATCCCCCCTTGGTCCACATTTGCACTTCACAGAGGGAGACAAACCTTCTGACCCCAATGCTGAGGCTAGTACAGTATCTCAGTCAAAGTTCaatttagatgatttaatttcctttcacatgtgaaacagtcaatacacctcagcAGCTTTTGCTTTCGTCCAATGCTTGAATACCATAGTATCTGGGGCGGGAGCCGGGCTACACACTTTCGTGAGAGCCCAGAGAGAGGACCGACATGCACACGGGCCCGTAGGCACCGAGGGCAGTGGAACTAAGACAACAGCGAGGTGTGCTGAGGTCAACGCACCGGCCTTGCGGCAAAGAGCGTGCAGTGGGGCTAACACTGGAGTGAAAGAGCTGCTGGGGCCCAACGTGTGCCAAAGCAGCAGTGTTGAAGGGAGCCGTCAGCCGAAGCTGAGGCCTGGAGGTTCACTACATTTCGGCAGTGAAGGACGGGACCTACCAAGCAAAGCAAGGTAAGAGCTGCATTTTGCCTACTTCTCGACCTGTTGTGGTCCAGAGCAGGTGCTAGTTCACTTGAATAAAGAAAATCcacctgtggacagttaagctggcataaaaaaaaaccgcgagatagctgagaggagaaaacgtgtttgaatggtgcacgtctgtccgtgtcctccttttataggaagTGGGCCTCCCCCTAGCGGATGGACAGAGACGGCTGCCCATTCGGCGCAGCtgtggccgtctgctgggcgtgggtcTTGGCCCCCGCTGCTGGAGTCTCttgcggggggctctctggggcCTCCCCTTGGGGGATTGGGTGCGGGGGTGGGATTGTGGAGTGAATgtcggtggggggccttggggttggaggttggggtcggtggcggggtgcgctgggtcctcggctcttTGGTGCTTGGGGGAGTTGTCTGGGCTctgtggcccccgctctttctactagcctggctgcatcatCGGGTCCGAGGCAGCGCTTGGTTTTCCAGTGGcggtttcttgcacatacatctgtctatgatgcactggcatgtcttggactgtgggataaaactcgtactgggcttaactttagacacgttgatcccaaataactgtttcaggtattaccactcactccttccctctgtccacagccaccaccattatacctaagcctcacgcctacaacttcacttCTCATTCTCACTTTACattaatcaactcttccccaccctttcatttttctaccttgaatctctcctccctgctcccttccccgtcaaccccccccccccccacaattctgcaataaaataaattcatttatttaattgcaataacaaaacatacattgctgtctgaaaaagattgcacttcttgaagtgttgacctttgatagcatgtgcaaagtaaaaaaaaaaaaaaattggaaaacgttgcttctcgtgtAAAATATTgttgtgcgattaattaattacaaagtctccaATTAattagatatatatttttaatcgagtcccatcactagtaaaaaaaatttcataTACAACTAGTAAAACATCTACTAAACCAGTTGTTCCCAATAATAGATagctttattactgttctagAAATTGTAAATGCaagttttatgttatttatggaatttaaagaaaattataaacactattttgttgtttaagctcatgtattgttttcattgatttataAACCAAAATCCCTTTCAACTGAAAAAACTTCGCTTTTCATGTCAAATATTTTTAtgcgattaatttagattaactACAAATTCTcgaaataattaaatacatttttttaatttagtccccccaattataattttttaaacacatCTTTATAATCCAATAGATGTGAGATTTTGGACCATTACATTTGTCTTGTATGAAAGTGTATATGAAGTTCTTATTGTGATACTTTTGTGACATGGTTCCACAGAAAGCTTTAATTTTTTAGTAAAACTTTCATCCTGAAAGGAGGCGAGTTGGTGACAGGGTTAGTTTCTCTTCATTAGATTAATTTGGAGAcatgcattaaaaataaacagaattatATCCAGACTTCTCTCTGTACAAGGAGTAATCgttccttattattattaataataatcatattaaCCACAATGACTTCTACTCAGGATACTTCAACAAGTATCTATTAAACATTCTGATATCAGCaggtaaaaaaaactataaccagttcaattcaaatttatttgtatagcacaatttacaacaaagtcatcttaatgagcttataaaaatataaaattcataataggaaagaaaaaaatcaa
Encoded proteins:
- the LOC114455715 gene encoding trace amine-associated receptor 13c-like encodes the protein MDVEESELCFPHLNSSCRKNSRAPAVSMLIYVILSSMSLLTMVMNLMIIISISHFKKLHSPTNSLLLSLAVSDFLVGFLLVFQIILIDGCWFLGDIMCGIYFVLDYIFTAASIGTMVLISVDRYVAVCYPLHYPIKVTQYRVQVCVFLCWTISVFFHCMLLMDNIQQPGLYNTCVGECVVIIDFFGGIADVVCSFIAPVTVIVVLYVRIFVVAVSQARAMRSQVKGAIGQGFVQRVAAKKSEMKAAKALGVVVLVFLMCVCPYFCVTLESGDAVISASAAAFVMCLFYVNSFLNPLIYAFFYPWFRNCMKCIVTFQILKPGSSDANMGKARHQPHPPAVQEATPVAPERHALPKQVVAKQERGQSPYQGQHRPAHYHNIAPSTGGRPRPHRRKRMPPTAQAGPPRQPRINRQANPSPPSQAPQPHTNTASRASTPRRPPPITHAPTRDTPDASTARITADPNHQPHSAHGGAEPHWTTASPWADGRGACSKAPNPKTPAQTRHPLGPAPQAS